The genomic interval AGGTTTCTGTGGGCTGGTCGCATTGAAAAGTCATGCAGCGCCCTCTCGTGAGCCACCTTAAAATAAGACAGCAGAGCGACAAGGGGGTTGTCCCATTCGGGGAATGTCGCTATTCTGCTTGGCTTGCGCAGGGCGAACCCGACGCTGCCGAGCGAAGCGAGCAACTTTTCAATGCAACCTGTGGGCTTGGCGAGCCCCCACCGCAACCTTGAAATATCCGCGGGTTATGACATCCCTCATTCCTGCAAGGTCTTTCCACGGAATCTCCGGATGCTTTTTCCTAATAGGACTAGGGATATTTTTAGCTGCTTCTCCAATTATCTCTATTTGCCTGACTATCGCACTTTGCCTTAACTTATCCTTAGATAGTTCCTGTTCTGTTAAATCTTCAGAAAACGACTCGATGTTGCTGATGCTATCCAGGATATCTTCTATAAATAAGTTTATGCTTCTTTTCATATAATCTTGACCTCTTCTTTTAAAATCTGATCCTTTAAGAGGGGGTGAATCCCCTTATAACTAACCAGGTCTACTTTTTTATTCAATTTTTCCTCCAGTTCATGTTTTATGTGGACAAACTTCAAGAGGCTCATGCTTCTTGGTGGTTGTATAAGAACGTCTACATCACTCCGCTGTTTATGTTCCCCTCTAACGTAACTTCCAAATATTCCTGCCCTCTTGACTTTGTAGCGCTTCAGAATGGGGGTTATCTTCTGTTTTATTTTTAGTACGTCTTTTCTCATGTTTTATTATAAGTATGGAGAAGTTTAAAAATGTATCTCCGAGCACGAATGACTGCCTCTTGGCTTTTCCATATTAGCACACATCCAAATAGATCGTCACAACGCCTGCAGAGGTCCGGAAATAGGCCTGCTTGGACTCTTTGGATTGGAGGCATTCTCCTGCTCTGATGGGATCAATTGGCTGGTAATAATCCTCGTTAATGATCCTGAATTCGTAGTTGCTGATGCCGTAGTTTTGCAAGGAGTTTGTGAGGATATCTTCAATGAGTTCTGATGCTTTAGCGCAGGAGTCTTTGCCATTAACAGTTTTACCAGGAGGAGGAGGTTCAGAAACACATGGATCGGCGCTGTCTGAGTTCAGACAGCATATCCTGTTGTTTGTGTCACTACTAGGATGCTTTGCGCAATCGTCCAGCAGACCTATGATTGTTGTGCCTTTGCAGCCTGTTGAGGTCCTGAGCAGCGCTGTCAGGGTGTTGGCTGCTGTCTGGGTCTGGGTAAAGGTCTTTTTGATCTCGCTCTGAGGCTTGAGGACAACAAACTGGATAACGAAGAGCGAGCCAAGAGTGAGGAGTATCACAATCACTGCAAGGCCCATGATTTCCATCTGTGATTTTCTTGTTTGCATTTGCTTCATATTTGCTTCATGATTGATCCTTGGCAGGCGTATCCGAATTGCTGGATTTCCGAATGAGGCTGCGATGAAGACGGCTTCGGACGGCTTCGCCTGCTCGGCACCCCGAAGGGGGCAACCCCTGCCTCGCCCTCGCCATCGTCGCCGCCTCATTATTTTTCATTTTCTCTGGAACACTGTTATTTCCATCATAGCAAATGCGCAGCTTCCTCTTAAGCCTCCGCAGATGCCTTCTCCCAATGGGTTGTAGAGGGATATGGGAACGTTTGTTCTTGATTGGGTGAATTGGGATTGTTCGGCTTCAGTTGAGGGGTTTGCATACAGGATAAAGGATTCCTGTGTCCATACGCCGGTCGTAGGGCCTGTAAAAAAAGAAAGGGAGTTTCCTGAGCTGTCCTTTAAAAAGTCATCATGAGTTGGAGAGAGGACCTTTACTTCTATTTTGCTTAAGCCAAAGATGCCAGCATAATGCTCTTGTGAGCTTGGGTCAGAGATGGACTGATTTAAGAAAGCAAGCTTATAGATGTCTATGCAGTTATCTTCAACATCATTTCCTGAGCTGCA from Candidatus Nanoarchaeia archaeon carries:
- a CDS encoding DUF86 domain-containing protein, with protein sequence MKRSINLFIEDILDSISNIESFSEDLTEQELSKDKLRQSAIVRQIEIIGEAAKNIPSPIRKKHPEIPWKDLAGMRDVITRGYFKVAVGARQAHRLH
- a CDS encoding nucleotidyltransferase family protein, with amino-acid sequence MRKDVLKIKQKITPILKRYKVKRAGIFGSYVRGEHKQRSDVDVLIQPPRSMSLLKFVHIKHELEEKLNKKVDLVSYKGIHPLLKDQILKEEVKII